A stretch of Fulvia fulva chromosome 4, complete sequence DNA encodes these proteins:
- a CDS encoding Zinc finger CCCH domain-containing protein 45: protein MSGPDAPNATQSPDTQGRTQQQQQQQPPRQSGHAPFQSQLQYLSQGQQHPQQQQYGQQPFDMGQLAGALPGQSPLAPQHYGGLDHSQGLASPALYQTAQGMYPPQFDPAMLARAQQQQFLAGQYGGPGPMQNMQRQQSFPMQQQVQFSPMDPYGYGLSPNQFSPMDPRFGPQAQYMVPPGMPADMTQFAPRPAADTGPIPNFPRGPPRKPKQSGHALWVGNLPPAAMVTDLKDHFSRDATNDIESVFLIAKSNCAFVNYRTEAACVAAMNRFHDSRFHGVRLVCRLRRGTGSSNAITPTEDGANSRLSPPAARTPDGVVDGADGVDGVDGVDGVDGDNSGPTIARSHSGQSGVSDGSPGPTLGSAPPAATAGEKVPEKYFIVKSLTAQDLEASVRNGIWATQSHNEEALNQAYGQTESVFLVFSANKSGEYFGYARMASAISGELVDLSKTFPSAEEVAADPAGSPQSIPTPATATAPKGRIIDDSARGTIFWEADRSGEDATSSGQDGGGQNWGKQFQIEWLSTNRLPFYRTRGLRNPWNANREVKIARDGTELEPSVGRRLVQMFHRSSTPQSGGGIGGVPAPGMGFR, encoded by the exons ATGAGTGGTCCCGACGCACCGAATGCGACTCAGTCGCCTGACACTCAAGGCCGGACACAGCAACAGCAGCAACAACAGCCTCCTCGTCAGTCCGGACA TGCGCCGTTTCAATCGCAATTACAGTATCTGTCACAAGGTCAACAGCATCCACAACAGCAACAATATGGCCAACAACCATTCGACATGGGCCAGCTGGCAGGAGCGTTACCTGGACAGTCCCCTCTAGCACCACAGCATTACGGCGGCCTTGATCATTCTCAAGGTCTTGCTTCACCAGCTCTCTACCAAACAGCACAAGGCATGTACCCACCACAATTCGACCCTGCTATGCTCGCAAGAGCGCAGCAGCAGCAATTCCTTGCTGGCCAGTATGGAGGACCAGGTCCAATGCAGAACATGCAACGACAACAGAGCTTTCCCATGCAGCAACAGGTCCAATTCTCCCCAATGGACCCATACGGATATGGATTGAGCCCTAATCAATTCTCGCCCATGGATCCTCGATTTGGGCCTCAAGCGCAATACATGGTGCCTCCAGGCATGCCTGCTGACATGA CTCAATTTGCACCACGCCCAGCCGCCGACACAGGTCCCATCCCGAACTTCCCCCGTGGACCACCACGAAAGCCGAAGCAGTCTGGGCATGCGCTATGGGTTGGAAACCTGCCCCCAGCGGCAATGGTGACGGATCTGAAGGACCACTTCTCTCGGGATGCCACGAACGACATCGAAAGCGTGTTCTTGATCGCCAAGAGCAATTGCGCGTTCGTGAACTATAGGACCGAGGCTGCCTGCGTCGCAGCTATGAACCGCTTCCACGATTCACGATTCCATGGTGTGCGCCTTGTCTGTCGTTTGAGAAGAGGCACGGGCTCTAGTAATGCGATCACGCCAACGGAGGATGGTGCGAACTCTCGGCTATCACCTCCGGCAGCGCGTACCCCCGATGGAGTAGTTGATGGTGCAGATGGCGTCGATGGCGTCGACGGCGTTGACGGAGTGGATGGAGACAACAGTGGCCCTACGATTGCGAGGAGTCATTCTGGTCAAAGCGGTGTCTCAGATGGGTCCCCAGGCCCGACTCTGGGGAGCGCACCTCCAGCAGCAACAGCTGGCGAGAAGGTGCCCGAGAAATACTTCATTGTCAAGAGTCTTACTGCCCAGGATCTGGAAGCCAGCGTACGAAACGGCATCTGGGCAACACAGTCGCACAACGAGGAAGCTCTCAACCAGGCCTACGGTCAGACAGAAAGCGTCTTCCTCGTCTTCTCCGCGAACAAGTCAGGCGAATACTTCGGCTACGCACGCATGGCCTCCGCAATCTCTGGTGAACTTGTCGACCTCTCCAAGACCTTCCCCTCCGCCGAAGAAGTAGCCGCCGACCCAGCAGGCTCACCACAGTCCATCCCCACACCAGCAACAGCGACCGCACCCAAAGGCCGCATCATTGACGACTCCGCACGAGGCACTATCTTCTGGGAGGCAGATCGTTCCGGAGAAGACGCTACATCCTCAGGACAAGACGGGGGTGGTCAGAACTGGGGCAAACAATTCCAGATCGAGTGGCTATCCACTAACAGGCTCCCTTTCTACCGCACCAGAGGCCTGCGCAACCCATGGAACGCGAATCGGGAAGTCAAGATTGCGCGTGACGGCACCGAGCTGGAACCAAGTGTTGGAAGACGATTGGTACAAATGTTTCACCGCTCGTCGACACCGCAGTCTGGCGGTGGGATCGGTGGCGTTCCGGCGCCTGGAATGGGATTCCGTTGA
- a CDS encoding Phosphatidylinositol 4-kinase STT4, with translation MRTTTRATRRSALDKLAALSAESTTAQDDDRDIKRLCALGRRHADEAATNGGIDGSIAAQKEPQTSNVPMSIRELEVLIALCKAAPLIQTTKDAEALLRQLAPYVSQSHRQAFGHSPLYQRLPPWETLAYDLTTAVLALGLDHPSLRPEAWECINDTIEELGTSAEKTAWLRPLENGETKFGVDQQTLKAIQLNVSLLGFLHALSKYVRVWSPEQRMSLIPKLQRILSENFMVSLEGALSAVRNASSTSRTVKEWKRWTRHYAAKGHPLGAMVLQQAFMEIVEESVLALLPIQEPMRGDAMLDSLMQRNLALYRTNSQASNEHVRNLTATIAEQMKFLEADADYLKLASVWQQRLSREIKASALRSFLGCCILDGEGANMEIMHTDVLKGWLDAVTADATQMIDEPLARTVLKCMVVLSSISTPVAADLTRSLPRLIVQGKMTPPTAAVACECLARILKNTSQDLVISTLYNLGNVLTAHSDDQPNRKSPLFNSGLSYDNHSKDYGGSQHNLGSAISLVLSNSDEEETVTVYGTVVQAIVAIAVGRMETQLTALVISMLVQKVGKISQAVDTRIIIEIAALGLCGGSNELKSLLRLYARMGSEALVQNNMLIVSAVNEARIRLAGWVKKDSPFFELYLKHLLGLYISSGDTATDRTVDSTLASKSIAQLFRPMAILASTDTEHSPRVEDEDEVRSLGRDVWFNIAAHGFTINSTATKEHARDLQTMAMYSLPLVDEARVDMPENSIELNAILRRGSGPEQHVQQKQLLAQALPGCQTDIMKLSYPECTFLQAALLVSTLRSRGGDCTAVLPYFLEDKVKKGALGNCMLEVAKNSVNAYLSRSLSGTRQDFAAPQVAAQLATLLEGCCHRIPKVRQAAVTSCDRVIDQIPSALCQKVSLFALLELLSLVWKSCLDTETDEYSFVSRYSSHRGNVSIQLGDDVHDRQTTLTAFHQRCRSWVTRAIAVAPLDVKGHLQAYLEEYEDDGAYGHIALGRSFAVEMGGTIPLSDQRLTSVAVPVNVNTASDFMAQYTTRQEYRHLDGQLETDEEWALVDYSGRSRPAVLDAEAPVRDEAAELRGMAQRLRKQTQVPFQEVRNTLRNAAGILSRNGSARVALIQELVGIPFLLFTKQSINLGISLWLGVVKENPSLESRVLVEVAAGWERSIRLKKGFFDSRIKHLDPFYVKEEFAPSNWETIKRREQMVHNLIAPHLRLAHFLSSHFSATRLTSPSVERIYSRLMRITLLAMQKTVDQPLAREVHFHIILLAQKVLKFAVHLDTAARWRLKDAILSAGLSWFCAAPKWSFGSNKLQVKAEVKLLNDVTAEFRTLAEVGAKSSRALASLQQRQDLLLQLIAHDIGRLQIWTNPANESKAIMPGQQDVASQEAAIASLLQVAWDEDPRIAVQLITRFPKSQRLAAEVHKLLLRRPEKAIHEPDALYILLSSELPGDVKDQLKYLLYWAPINPMAAVTYFLPSYKNHALIIQYAVRALESHDVDVTFFYVPQIVQALRYDLLGYVERYIIETATFSQLFAHQIIWNMKANAYKDEDSQIPDPVKPVLDRVMDALIGSFLPEDKDFYHREFDFFGKVTGISGTLKPFIKSPKPEKKAKIEEELRKIDVEVGVYLPSNPDGVVIGIDRKSGKPLQSHAKAPYMATFRIRKEDSSDADAIGDSRALMAQNAAARRRSYEIWQSAIFKVGDDCRQDVLALQLIACFRGIFNNVGLDVYVFPYRVTATAPGCGVIDVLPNSISRDMLGREAVNGLYEYFISKYGYEDSIRFQEARSNFIKSMAAYSVISYLLQFKDRHNGNIMVDHAGHILHIDFGFCFDIAPGGVKFERAPFKLTQEMVAIMGGSSNSQPFKAFEELCIKAFLASRQYVEQLAHIVMTMLDSGLPCFKPQTLQHFKERFVLEKSDREAAEFVKKLVHWSERSYSTGVYDYFQLLTNGIPY, from the exons ATGCGAAC AACCACGCGGGCGACGCGTCGCAGCGCCTTAGACAAGCTTGCTGCGTTGTCTGCGGAGAGCACCACCGCCCAGGACGATGATCGAGACATCAAGCGATTGTGCGCGCTGGGACGGCGTCACGCGGACGAGGCAGCGACGAATGGCGGTATCGATGGATCTATCGCAGCACAGAAAGAGCCGCAGACATCCAATGTGCCTATGAGCATTAGGGAGTTGGAGGTGTTGATAGCGTTGTGCAAGGCAGCACCGTTGATACAGACAACGAAGGACGCCGAAGCATTACTACGACAGCTTGCACCATATGTATCACAATCACATCGACAAGCATTCGGTCATTCTCCGCTGTACCAGCGACTGCCGCCGTGGGAGACCCTCGCATACGATCTTACGACAGCAGTATTGGCCTTGGGCCTAGACCATCCCTCTCTACGGCCGGAAGCTTGGGAATGTATCAACGATACAATTGAAGAGCTCGGGACAAGTGCGGAGAAGACTGCGTGGCTCAGACCATTGGAGAACGGCGAGACCAAATTCGGGGTCGACCAGCAAACGCTCAAAGCCATACAACTAAATGTCTCCCTCCTTGGCTTCCTCCATGCACTTTCGAAGTATGTGCGGGTTTGGTCGCCAGAGCAGCGCATGTCCCTGATACCCAAACTTCAGCGGATACTGTCCGAGAACTTCATGGTATCATTGGAAGGTGCACTTTCCGCAGTCCGCAATGCGAGCAGTACTTCCCGAACAGTCAAAGAATGGAAACGATGGACTCGCCACTACGCTGCGAAGGGACATCCACTCGGTGCTATGGTACTCCAGCAAGCTTTCATGGAGATTGTCGAAGAAAGTGTTCTGGCGTTGTTGCCCATACAAGAGCCGATGCGAGGAGATGCCATGCTCGATAGCCTGATGCAACGCAATCTAGCTCTATATCGTACCAACAGCCAAGCATCGAACGAGCACGTCAGAAACTTGACAGCCACGATCGCGGAGCAGATGAAGTTTCTCGAGGCGGATGCCGACTATCTGAAGCTAGCTTCTGTCTGGCAACAGCGCTTAAGCCGCGAGATCAAAGCGAGTGCCCTCCGTAGCTTCTTGGGCTGTTGCATTCTTGACGGCGAAGGTGCTAACATGGAAATCATGCACACAGACGTACTGAAAGGCTGGCTGGACGCAGTAACTGCCGATGCTACCCAGATGATCGACGAACCGCTCGCTCGGACCGTGCTCAAGTGCATGGTCGTGCTGTCAAGCATATCAACACCTGTTGCTGCAGATCTCACACGCTCCTTGCCACGACTGATCGTGCAGGGCAAGATGACACCACCGACTGCCGCTGTGGCTTGCGAGTGCCTAGCGCGGATCTTGAAGAACACTTCCCAGGACTTGGTGATCAGCACGCTCTACAATCTGGGCAATGTGCTCACTGCACATTCCGACGATCAGCCTAACAGAAAGTCGCCTTTGTTCAACAGCGGCTTGAGCTACGATAATCATAGCAAGGACTATGGCGGCTCTCAACACAATCTTGGAAGCGCTATATCTCTAGTGCTCAGCAACAGCGACGAAGAGGAGACGGTCACAGTCTACGGGACCGTGGTTCAAGCAATCGTCGCGATAGCTGTTGGTCGGATGGAAACACAGCTCACGGCATTGGTCATCTCCATGCTTGTCCAGAAAGTAGGCAAGATTAGCCAAGCTGTGGACACTCGCATAATCATCGAGATTGCCGCCCTCGGTCTCTGCGGTGGCAGCAACGAACTCAAGTCGCTGTTGCGGCTGTACGCTCGAATGGGCAGCGAAGCGCTCGTACAGAACAACATGCTCATCGTTTCCGCTGTGAATGAAGCACGCATCCGCCTGGCGGGCTGGGTCAAGAAAGATTCGCCCTTCTTTGAGCTGTACCTCAAGCACTTGTTGGGCTTGTACATCAGTAGTGGCGATACAGCTACTGATCGGACGGTAGACTCTACGCTCGCATCGAAGTCGATTGCACAGCTGTTTCGACCAATGGCTATACTCGCGTCGACCGACACCGAGCACAGTCCCAGGGTCGAGGACGAAGACGAAGTGCGAAGTCTGGGTCGTGATGTCTGGTTTAACATCGCTGCGCACGGATTTACGATCAACTCAACGGCCACTAAAGAGCATGCGCGGGACCTTCAGACGATGGCAATGTATAGTCTGCCGCTGGTCGATGAAGCTCGGGTGGACATGCCGGAAAACAGTATCGAACTCAACGCTATTCTGCGTCGCGGATCCGGCCCAGAGCAGCATGTCCAGCAGAAGCAGTTGCTAGCCCAAGCACTTCCGGGATGTCAGACAGATATAATGAAACTGAGCTACCCTGAATGCACATTCTTGCAGGCGGCTCTATTGGTCTCGACACTCCGTTCCCGTGGCGGTGACTGCACTGCGGTGCTCCCCTACttcctcgaggacaaggtcAAGAAGGGTGCCCTTGGGAACTGCATGCTCGAGGTTGCTAAGAACAGCGTCAACGCCTACCTGAGTCGATCACTGTCGGGCACGCGTCAGGACTTCGCCGCACCACAAGTGGCGGCTCAGCTAGCGACTTTACTCGAAGGATGCTGTCATCGCATACCGAAGGTCCGCCAAGCGGCCGTAACATCCTGCGATCGGGTGATCGATCAGATCCCTTCAGCACTTTGCCAGAAAGTGTCTCTGTTTGCGTTACTAGAACTGCTATCACTCGTCTGGAAGAGCTGTCTCGATACCGAGACCGACGAGTATTCATTCGTATCACGCTATAGCTCTCACCGAGGCAATGTGTCCATCCAACTCGGCGACGACGTTCACGACCGGCAGACAACACTCACCGCTTTCCACCAGCGATGTCGCTCATGGGTGACGAGAGCGATCGCCGTTGCACCTTTGGACGTGAAGGGGCATCTGCAGGCTTACCTGGAAGAGTACGAAGACGATGGCGCATATGGCCATATTGCTCTCGGCAGATCCTTCGCTGTCGAAATGGGGGGCACTATTCCACTCTCTGATCAAAGACTCACCAGTGTTGCGGTGCCAGTCAATGTGAATACGGCGTCCGATTTCATGGCGCAATACACCACCCGACAAGAGTACCGTCATCTCGATGGTCAGCTCGAGACTGATGAGGAGTGGGCTCTCGTGGACTACAGCGGCAGATCCCGGCCTGCTGTTCTCGATGCTGAAGCACCTGTCCGTGATGAAGCGGCCGAGCTAAGAGGAATGGCGCAGCGCCTGCGAAAGCAGACTCAAGTGCCATTTCAAGAGGTGCGCAACACTCTCCGTAACGCAGCAGGCATTCTTAGTCGAAATGGCTCAGCTCGCGTCGCACTGATTCAAGAGCTTGTCGGCATCCCGTTCCTGCTCTTCACGAAGCAGTCCATCAATCTTGGCATCTCACTTTGGCTTGGCGTTGTCAAGGAGAATCCAAGCTTGGAGTCGAGAGTCCTGGTAGAGGTTGCTGCCGGCTGGGAACGATCCATTCGCCTCAAGAAAGGCTTCTTCGATTCACGCATCAAGCATCTCGACCCCTTCTACGTCAAGGAAGAATTTGCCCCCTCGAACTGGGAGACTATCAAGAGACGTGAGCAGATGGTGCATAACCTCATCGCACCACATCTTCGACTTGCGCATTTCCTGTCGAGCCACTTCAGCGCCACGAGGTTGACTTCGCCATCTGTTGAGCGCATTTACTCTCGCCTGATGCGCATTACGTTGCTGGCCATGCAGAAGACTGTGGACCAGCCATTGGCTAGAGAAGTGCACTTCCACATCATTCTTCTCGCGCAGAAGGTATTGAAGTTTGCAGTCCATCTGGACACTGCTGCTAGATGGCGTCTCAAGGATGCAATCCTGTCGGCCGGTCTGTCATGGTTCTGCGCCGCGCCCAAGTGGTCCTTCGGCAGCAACAAATTGCAGGTTAAGGCGGAAGTCAAGCTACTCAACGATGTCACTGCAGAGTTTAGAACTCTTGCGGAAGTTGGAGCTAAGAGCTCCCGGGCGTTGGCATCTTTGCAACAGAGGCAGGATCTTCTGCTGCAGCTCATTGCCCATGACATTGGTCGGCTCCAGATCTGGACCAATCCCGCGAACGAGTCAAAAGCTATCATGCCAGGCCAGCAGGATGTGGCAAGTCAAGAAGCAGCAATAGCGTCTTTACTTCAGGTCGCTTGGGATGAAGATCCGCGCATCGCTGTCCAGCTTATTACTCGCTTCCCCAAGTCACAGAGACTCGCTGCAGAGGTGCACAAGCTTTTGCTTCGCCGACCTGAAAAGGCAATCCACGAGCCAGATGCTCTGTATATCTTGCTGAGCTCGGAGTTACCTGGCGATGTCAAGGACCAACTGAAGTACCTGCTCTACTGGGCTCCGATCAACCCCATGGCCGCCGTGACCTACTTCTTGCCTTCCTACAAGAATCACGCCTTGATCATTCAGTACGCTGTTCGAGCTCTCGAAAGCCACGATGTCGACGTTACCTTCTTCTACGTCCCACAGATCGTCCAGGCCCTGCGATACGATTTGCTTGGCTATGTCGAGCGCTACATCATCGAGACTGCTACATTCTCACAGCTCTTTGCGCACCAGATCATTTGGAACATGAAGGCCAATGCCTACAAGGATGAAGACTCGCAAATACCAGATCCTGTCAAGCCCGTCCTTGATAGGGTCATGGACGCCTTGATCGGCAGCTTCTTGCCGGAAGACAAAGACTTTTACCACCGCGAGTTCGACTTCTTCGGCAAAGTCACTGGTATCTCAGGTACACTGAAGCCCTTCATCAAATCCCCCAAGCCAGAAAAGAAAGCCAAGATCGAAGAAGAACTCCGCAAAATCGACGTCGAAGTCGGTGTCTACCTCCCCAGCAACCCAGACGGCGTCGTAATCGGCATCGACCGCAAATCAGGCAAACCACTTCAAAGTCACGCCAAAGCACCTTACATGGCCACCTTCCGCATCCGCAAAGAAGACAGTAGCGACGCCGATGCAATCGGAGACAGTCGAGCCCTTATGGCACAGAACGCCGCCGCCCGCCGTAGATCATACGAAATATGGCAATCCGCCATCTTCAAAGTCGGCGACGACTGCCGTCAAGATGTGCTCGCCCTTCAACTCATCGCCTGCTTTCGGGGAATCTTCAACAATGTCGGCTTAGACGTGTACGTCTTCCCCTACCGCGTCACGGCCACTGCTCCGGGATGCGGTGTCATTGACGTTTTGCCCAATTCGATTTCCCGTGACATGTTGGGGAGAGAAGCGGTGAACGGTCTGTATGAGTACTTCATTAGCAAATATGGATATGAGGACTCCATCCGATTCCAGGAGGCGAGGAGTAACTTCATCAAGAGCATGGCGGCGTACTCAGTCATCTCCTACCTACTGCAGTTCAAAGACCGACACAACGGCAACATCATGGTCGACCACGCCGGCCACATCCTCCACATCGACTTCGGCTTCTGCTTCGACATCGCTCCCGGCGGCGTCAAATTCGAGCGCGCGCCCTTCAAATTAACGCAAGAAATGGTCGCCATCATGGGTGGCTCGTCCAACAGCCAGCCCTTCAAGGCGTTCGAAGAGCTCTGCATCAAGGCGTTCCTCGCGTCGAGGCAGTATGTTGAGCAGCTGGCACATATTGTGATGACGATGCTGGATTCGGGGCTGCCGTGTTTCAAGCCGCAGACTTTGCAGCATTTTAAGGAGAGATTTGTGTTGGAGAAGAGTGATAGGGAGGCGGCGGAGTTTGTGAAGAAGTTGGTGCATTGGAGTGAGAGGAGTTATAGTACGGGGGTTTATGATTATTTCCAGTTGTTGACGAATGGGATTCCGTACTAG
- a CDS encoding putative T-complex protein 1 subunit beta, producing MARDFDDTPEQAVLLKAFERERDEEMREVIRAEGEEGNEREDFIHANGGANAHLPDSYRSGIREYDDERDQHDHPHDVRSTNTHKNEQHSFRLRLLLLLRSIVGLTWLRAIPATTRRLGVRGTVRSVFNYIEPESQPRSTAWLDGLRGLAAFEVFIFHYNDGWVDRTLAWGHEEHMSTAWYYLPFIRTIYASGDSAVCLFFAISGYVLSYRMLRLMRQQRYEELLQGLSSAVFRRAIRLYTPVLVETFALMVLCRWFNLPKPVHYEAAPTFGAELASWFKSFGHLLLPLRYPDRWDQIQDRYDGGISWTIPLEYYGSLYVYMIVLLVSRTGSIVIRRCLIFGLVMLSFGKDDWIAAQFLMGMAFADYQLEREERVNLPKDATRPAGGRWSRIRPAFFFGLFLFGFYLSGMPGGYMYSEYEGDIRVKPRPFFDWFVQPIAWTGVYPDRQMDRNILCFATMCSIAGIGETPVLKKLLETRPVQYLGRISFGLYLCHIFLRAWMQPWHDASLLMFGYDLETSWKDRAGGLRLMCAYLVMMVPSTVLNLIVGGLFERYLDKPSVYAGKTFEKWCLSFGTGADPIRPAFVGAIAIGDLVKSTLGPKGQDKILQSASTGEIMVTNDGATILKSVALDNAAAKVLVNISKVQDDEVGDGTTSVAVLAAELLREAEILVNQKIHPQTIIEGYRIASNAALKVLEESATDHSSNPEAFRRDLIAIARTTLSSKVLSQDREYFAELATDAVLRMKGSTDLTHIQIIKKAGGKLSDSYLDPGFILDKKFGTGQPKRVENAKILVANTSMDTDKVKIFGARVKVESTGKLAELEKAEREKMKAKVEKIKSHGINCFVNRQLIYNWPEQLFSDAGIASIEHADFDGVERLALVTGAEITSTFDHPEHVKLGHCDLIEEVIIGEDALIRFSGVAAGRACTVVLRGSSEQLLDEAERSLHDALAVLSQTVKTPKTTLGGGCAEMLMSKAVDQAAQNVAGKKALAVDSFAKALRQLPTILADNAGLDSADLVARLRKAVYSGMSSSGLDLMLPGGGIADMRELGVVESYKLKRAVVSSASEAAELLLRVDNIIRAAPRQRERM from the exons ATGGCCAGAGACTTCGATGACACGCCCGAGCAAGCAGTGCTGCTCAAGGCCTTCGAGCGCGAACGCGATGAAGAGATGCGCGAAGTGATAAGAgcagaaggagaagaaggaAACGAAAGAGAAGACTTTATACACGCCAATGGTGGTGCCAATGCCCACCTCCCCGACTCGTACAGGTCCGGAATACGAGAATACGACGATGAACGCGATCAACACGATCATCCTCACGATGTACGAAGCACAAATACACACAAGAACGAACAGCACAGCTTCAGGCTGAGGCTCTTGCTGTTGTTGCGGTCTATCGTCGGCCTTACCTGGCTTCGCGCCATCCCTGCGACAACTAGAAGGCTCGGTGTGAGAGGGACTGTGCGGTCTGTGTTCAATTATATCGAACCTGAGTCTCAACCTCGGAGTACAGCATGGCTGGATGGACTGCGTGGACTGGCGGCGTTTGAAGTCTTCATCTTCCACTATAATGATGGCTGGGTCGACCGGACATTGGCGTGGGGTCATGAGGAGCACATGAGTACCGCTTGGTACTACCTCCCGTTCATTCGGACGATATACGCCAGTGGCGACTCGGCCGTGTGCTTGTTCTTTGCAATCAGTGGGTATGTGTTGAGTTACCGGATGTTGAGGTTGATGAGACAGCAGAGGTACGAGGAGCTGCTGCAAGGGTTGTCATCGGCGGTCTTCAGGAGGGCGATTCGACTGTACACACCAGTGTTGGTGGAAACGTTTGCGTTGATGGTGTTGTGTCGATGGTTCAATCTGCCTAAGCCAGTGCATTATGAGGCGGCGCCAACGTTCGGGGCGGAGCTTGCGAGTTGGTTCAAGAGTTTTGGCCACCTACTGTTGCCGTTGCGGTATCCGGATCGATGGGACCAGATCCAGGATCGGTATGATGGTGGAATCTCGTGGACGATACCGTTGGAGTATTATGGGAGTCTGTATGTGTATATGATTGTGCTGCTGGTGTCGAGGACGGGGAGTATTGTGATTAGGAGGTGTCTCATCTTTGGACTTGTAATGTTGAGCTTTGGAAAGGACGATTGGATTGCTGCGCAGTTCTTGATGGGAATGGCGTTTGCGGACTACCAGCTGGAACGGGAGGAGAGAGTGAATCTGCCAAAAGATGCAACTAGACCTGCTGGTGGAAGATGGAGCAGGATACGGCCGGCGTTCTTCTTTGGCCTATTTCTGTTCGGCTTCTACCTTTCTGGCATGCCAGGGGGATACATGTACTCTGAATATGAGGGCGACATCAGGGTCAAGCCAAGGCCGTTCTTCGACTGGTTCGTGCAACCAATCGCTTGGACAGGTGTGTATCCTGACCGTCAGATGGACCGCAACATATTGTGCTTCGCCACGATGTGCTCCATCGCCGGCATTGGCGAGACACCGGTCCTGAAAAAGCTCCTGGAGACTCGACCGGTGCAGTATCTGGGAAGAATATCCTTTGGACTCTACCTCTGTCACATCTTCTTGCGGGCATGGATGCAGCCTTGGCACGATGCGTCTCTGCTCATGTTCGGGTACGATCTGGAGACATCCTGGAAAGATCGAGCAGGAGGCTTGAGGTTGATGTGTGCATATCTGGTGATGATGGTACCTTCCACAGTCCTGAACTTGATCGTTGGAGGACTGTTCGAGCGGTATCTCGATAAGCCGTCCGTCTATGCTGGCAAGACATTCGAGAAGTGGTGTCTGTCGTTTGGCACGGGTGCTGATCCTATACGGCC TGCCTTCGTGGGCGCTATCGCGATCGGTGACCTCGTCAAGTCAACCCTCGGACCCAAGGGACAAGACAAGATCCTGCAAAGTGCTTCGACCGGCGAGATCATGGTGACAAACGACGGCGCAACGATCCTCAAGAGTGTCGCTTTGGACAATGCAGCAGCAAAAGTCCTGGTGAACATCTCGAAAGTGCAGGACGATGAAGTAGGAGACGGCACAACGAGTGTGGCAGTGCTGGCAGCAGAACTGCTAAGAGAGGCAGAAATACTTGTCAACCAGAAGATCCACCCACAGACGATCATCGAAGGATACCGGATAGCCAGCAACGCAGCGCTGAAGGTGCTCGAAGAGAGTGCGACGGATCACAGCTCAAACCCTGAGGCATTTAGACGGGACTTGATCGCGATTGCACGGACAACACTGAGCTCGAAGGTTCTGAGCCAGGACAGAGAATATTTCGCAGAGCTGGCAACCGATGCTGTTCTTCGCATGAAGGGCTCGACGGACCTCACGCATATTCAGATCATCAAGAAGGCTGGTGGCAAGCTCTCCGACTCATATCTCGACCCTGGCTTCATTCTGGACAAGAAGTTCGGTACAGGCCAGCCCAAACGAGTGGAGAATGCCAAAATCTTGGTCGCAAACACCTCTATGGATACAGACAAGGTCAAGATATTCGGAGCGAGGGTCAAGGTCGAGAGCACAGGCAAGCTGGCAGAGCTCGAGAAGGCAGAGCGGGAGAAAATGAAGGCCAAGGTCGAGAAGATCAAGTCACATGGCATCAACTGCTTCGTCAACCGACAACTCATCTACAACTGGCCAGAGCAGCTCTTCTCAGATGCAGGCATCGCTTCGATCGAGCACGCAGACTTCGATGGTGTGGAGAGATTAGCACTCGTTACGGGAGCCGAGATCACCAGCACATTCGACCACCCAGAACACGTCAAGCTGGGACACTGCGATTTGATCGAAGAGGTCATCATCGGCGAGGACGCACTCATCCGATTCTCTGGTGTAGCAGCAGGTCGGGCATGCACAGTCGTCCTTCGAGGGTCATCGGAACAACTTCTCGATGAGGCAGAGCGAAGTTTACACGATGCTCTTGCCGTGCTTTCACAAACGGTCAAGACACCCAAGACAACTCTTGGTGGTGGCTGCGCAGAAATGCTCATGTCCAAGGCAGTCGATCAGGCAGCACAAAACGTTGCAGGCAAGAAGGCGCTCGCGGTCGACAGCTTTGCCAAGGCTCTCCGCCAACTACCTACCATCCTCGCCGACAACGCTGGTCTCGACTCCGCAGATCTCGTCGCACGGTTACGGAAGGCAGTCTACTCCGGCATGTCGTCAAGCGGTCTCGACCTTATGCTACCCGGAGGTGGCATCGCGGATATGCGCGAGCTCGGCGTAGTCGAGAGCTACAAGCTCAAGCGCGCTGTTGTCTCATCCGCAAGTGAAGCCGCCGAGCTTCTGCTGAGAGTCGACAACATCATCCGCGCGGCACCCAGACAGCGTGAGCGTATGTAG